A single window of Haliotis asinina isolate JCU_RB_2024 chromosome 5, JCU_Hal_asi_v2, whole genome shotgun sequence DNA harbors:
- the LOC137284512 gene encoding UPF0489 protein C5orf22 homolog — translation MKGIIPSNMRLRLRRFVRVFTALMILWLGFTLVRHLWQTSSSFWQDKDEDLGPVESDMDVPQAFVKSSEGTSTPVVVVEEHYEVLKYWFAASESGLVPQTGNVLFHIDGHSDSSVPVDIHVLPLFRPPANIQEVNNMMQRNDVFIVAAALAGLIDRYIWVWPPWDLPNHESDHVIIDMQIGYLRTFMSDTDKLELCYCMEMRDTDISECRVRNASDPDGDGLLIGRSGCNLNKSGIVEVVSEQKAISLMQTGQWITPGHNVILDIDEDYYGCQSAGESLYSTGIKSDVLNSITDIMCELFCARSVHHETLIDTFFHTLVQLVHRLKTDADTILKGSTKSKKELEVQKIVYRILPEIVKQLNDDPLRETLCNSPTDMSNELFLQGIFRNIVHMDIKQLTSLAETGVCLQLSPKAYYFNILNSIQVCEGANTPNSKIVLFHTPTPFEVHDRTLNLKKLLNSKSINPSLITVCRSVRDGYTPRKLFPRIEADVLKLLHNVFPDVHYASVYHDKDLLGGVAGWHDRPFNFESTYVYQLLQKHSITQENVYL, via the exons ATGAAAGGAATAATCCCATCAAATATGCGATTACGGCTAAGGAGATTTGTGCGAGTTTTCACAGCATTGATGATACTGTGGCTCGGCTTTACACTGGTTCGGCACCTCTGGCAGACATCTTCATCATTTTGGCAGGACAAAGACGAAGACCTGGGGCCTGTCGAGTCAGATATGGATGTCCCACAAGCTTTTGTGAAGTCATCAGAGGGAACATCAACACCTGTGGTTGTTGTTGAGGAACACTATGAAG TGTTGAAGTATTGGTTTGCTGCCTCGGAGAGTGGGTTGGTGCCACAGACAGGAAATGTCCTG TTCCATATAGACGGTCACAGTGACAGTAGTGTTCCAGTTGACATCCATGTACTGCCCCTGTTCCGCCCCCCAGCCAACATCCAGGAGGTCAATAACATGATGCAGagaaatgatgtatttattgtg GCAGCTGCCCTTGCTGGACTAATCGACCGCTACATCTGGGTGTGGCCTCCATGGGATCTGCCGAATCATGAATCAGATCACGTGATCATTGATATGCAGATTGGTTACTTGCGCACATTTATGTCAGACACTGACAAGCTGGAACTATGTTATTGCATGGAGATGCGAGACACTGACATCAGTGAATGTCGTGTGAGGAATGCCTCAGACCCTGATGGTGATGGATTGCTTATTGGTCGGTCAGGGTGTAATTTGAACAAATCTGGGATAGTGGAAGTTGTGAGCGAACAGAAGGCCATATCTCTAATGCAGACAGGCCAATGGATTACCCCTGGTCATAATGTCATCCTTGACATTGATGAGGACTATTATGGCTGCCAGTCTGCAGGAGAATCTCTGTACTCAACAGGGATCAAGTCTGATGTGCTCAATTCCATCACTGATATCATGTGTGAGTTGTTCTGTGCCCGGAGCGTCCACCATGAGACCCTCATCGATACATTCTTCCATACTCTTGTGCAGCTCGTCCACAGGTTAAAGACAGATGCAGATACAATTCTCAAGGGCAGCACAAAAAGTAAAAAAGAATTGGAGGTACAAAAAATAGTGTACAGAATCCTGCCTGAAATAGTCAAACAGCTCAATGATGATCCTCTCAGGGAAACATTATGTAACAGTCCCACCGATATGTCAAATGAGTTATTCTTACAAGGAATATTTCGCAATATCGTACATATGGACATCAAGCAGTTAACAAGTCTTGCAGAAACAGGCGTCTGCCTTCAGCTGTCACCAAAAGCCTACTActttaatatactgaacagcatcCAGGTTTGTGAAGGAGCAAACACCCCAAACAGCAAAATTGTTCTCtttcacacaccaacaccattCGAGGTTCATGATAGAACATTGAATCTGAAAAAGCTACTTAATTCTAAGTCAATCAATCCCTCCTTGATAACAGTGTGTCGGTCAGTGAGAGATGGATACACTCCCCGCAAACTGTTCCCACGGATCGAAGCAGACGTCTTGAAGCTTCTTCACAATGTGTTCCCTGATGTTCACTATGCATCTGTGTATCATGACAAGGACCTACTGGGTGGAGTCGCTGGTTGGCATGACCGACCCTTCAATTTTGAAAGTACCTATGTATATCAGCTTCTTCAGAAGCATTCAATCACCCaagaaaatgtatatttatga